The genomic stretch GAGCGACCGGAAGGTGCGGCCTTCAAACTCGTAGCCATCGGCAAGGACGATCACCTCATAACGCCGGTCGTTCCAGACCCGCACCAGCCTGGTCCCGGGCAGGATCGCCTCGTTCGATTTCCGCTCTTCTGGGATGCGTCGATTGACAGTGGCTACCGGGTCCTCCTTGGCGGCCTGCTGGAGATGGACCTTGGCCTGCTCGGACAGCCCGCCGTAGAAAAGCTCCTGGATGCGATAGGCCAGCCGCTTGATGAGGAATTGCTTCTTGTACTGGGGCGGCTCTTCGCCGTAGAGGTCGAGCCATTTTTCCCGGAGCTGCTCCAGGGACATGGATTGCAGCAGGGCCATCTGCCGAAGGACCGAGTTTCGGGTTCGGTCCTGATTCTTGCCGCCGGTGGCGGCGTTCTGTAACTCATTCATTTTCAACTCCTTGTTTTGGTTTCCGGACGAGTTGTCATGAATGAATGCTCTGTTCCGGCAA from Pseudodesulfovibrio profundus encodes the following:
- a CDS encoding DUF2924 domain-containing protein, coding for MNELQNAATGGKNQDRTRNSVLRQMALLQSMSLEQLREKWLDLYGEEPPQYKKQFLIKRLAYRIQELFYGGLSEQAKVHLQQAAKEDPVATVNRRIPEERKSNEAILPGTRLVRVWNDRRYEVIVLADGYEFEGRTFRSLSAVAREITGTRWNGKVFFGLKKVYGRKAEGGSDA